The Rhododendron vialii isolate Sample 1 chromosome 8a, ASM3025357v1 genome has a window encoding:
- the LOC131299265 gene encoding uncharacterized protein LOC131299265 isoform X2 codes for MTDHALDQEMEIEALEAILMDDFKEIHSSESGLNTSNRCFQITLSPQDDDADESTAPAVCLALIFSHTEKYPDEPPLLNVKSLKGMHTSDLKILKEKLDQEASENLGMAMVYTLVTSAKEWLCERFAEDVDEGNTEEEEKKDEIIIPHGEPVTVDTFIAWRERFEAELALERAKLMPESALSAPKEKKLTGRQWFESKGAGPIAEGSDVEDEEDIDFDDEDFEDDEDDMLEHYLAEKSDTSSHSSRRAN; via the exons ATGACTG ACCATGCGCTGGACCAAGAGATGGAAATTGAGGCATTGGAAGCCATACTTATGGATGATTTCAAAG AAATTCACTCAAGCGAAAGTGGGCTAAACACTTCTAATCGATGCTTCCAAATTACATTATCTCCTCAG GATGACGATGCAGATGAGTCAACAGCCCCTGCAG TTTGCTTGGCTTTAATTTTCTCACATACGGAAAAATATCCAGATGAACCACCACTTCTGAATGTGAAAAG TTTAAAGGGAATGCATACTTCGGATCTCAAGATTCTAAAAGAAAAGCTTGATCAAGAG GCATCCGAAAACCTTGGTATGGCAATGGTCTATACACTAGTTACATCTGCTAAGGAGTGgttgtgtgaaagatttgcAGAAGATGTTGACGAAGGGAACAcggaagaggaagagaagaaaGATGAG ATAATTATTCCCCATGGAGAACCGGTTACTGTTGATACATTCATTGCTTGGAGAGAGAGGTTTGAAGCAGAGTTAGCGCTAGAAAGAGCCAA GTTAATGCCCGAGTCTGCACTTTCTGCACCCAAGGAAAAGAAGCTCACAGGCAGACAATGGTTCGAAAGT AAAGGCGCAGGACCAATTGCTGAAGGATCTGATGTGGAAGATGAGGAAGACATTGACTTTGATGATGAGGACTTTGAAG atgatgaagatgatatGCTTGAGCATTATCTGGCTGAGAAATCAGACACATCGTCTCACTCGTCAAGGAGAGCCAATtag
- the LOC131299265 gene encoding uncharacterized protein LOC131299265 isoform X1 yields the protein MTDHALDQEMEIEALEAILMDDFKEIHSSESGLNTSNRCFQITLSPQDDDADESTAPAVCLALIFSHTEKYPDEPPLLNVKSLKGMHTSDLKILKEKLDQEASENLGMAMVYTLVTSAKEWLCERFAEDVDEGNTEEEEKKDEIIIPHGEPVTVDTFIAWRERFEAELALERAKLMPESALSAPKEKKLTGRQWFESGRASAKGAGPIAEGSDVEDEEDIDFDDEDFEDDEDDMLEHYLAEKSDTSSHSSRRAN from the exons ATGACTG ACCATGCGCTGGACCAAGAGATGGAAATTGAGGCATTGGAAGCCATACTTATGGATGATTTCAAAG AAATTCACTCAAGCGAAAGTGGGCTAAACACTTCTAATCGATGCTTCCAAATTACATTATCTCCTCAG GATGACGATGCAGATGAGTCAACAGCCCCTGCAG TTTGCTTGGCTTTAATTTTCTCACATACGGAAAAATATCCAGATGAACCACCACTTCTGAATGTGAAAAG TTTAAAGGGAATGCATACTTCGGATCTCAAGATTCTAAAAGAAAAGCTTGATCAAGAG GCATCCGAAAACCTTGGTATGGCAATGGTCTATACACTAGTTACATCTGCTAAGGAGTGgttgtgtgaaagatttgcAGAAGATGTTGACGAAGGGAACAcggaagaggaagagaagaaaGATGAG ATAATTATTCCCCATGGAGAACCGGTTACTGTTGATACATTCATTGCTTGGAGAGAGAGGTTTGAAGCAGAGTTAGCGCTAGAAAGAGCCAA GTTAATGCCCGAGTCTGCACTTTCTGCACCCAAGGAAAAGAAGCTCACAGGCAGACAATGGTTCGAAAGTGGAAGAGCTTCTGCG AAAGGCGCAGGACCAATTGCTGAAGGATCTGATGTGGAAGATGAGGAAGACATTGACTTTGATGATGAGGACTTTGAAG atgatgaagatgatatGCTTGAGCATTATCTGGCTGAGAAATCAGACACATCGTCTCACTCGTCAAGGAGAGCCAATtag